In Strigops habroptila isolate Jane chromosome 2, bStrHab1.2.pri, whole genome shotgun sequence, one genomic interval encodes:
- the NDUFB4 gene encoding NADH dehydrogenase [ubiquinone] 1 beta subcomplex subunit 4, with translation MATGPSLSAAERYRPNRFVSLPAELDPSTFDVSPERRRAEAERLAIRARLKRQYQLQLHNPDAPAVIENPALTRWAYARTQNVYPTFRATPKTSFLGLVFGIGPLLFWAAVFKLERDHKEKLIKEGKYKRPLSLF, from the exons ATGGCGACGGGTCCGTCCCTCAGCGCCGCCGAGCGCTACCGGCCCAACCGCTTCGTCTCGCTGCCGGCCGAGCTCGACCCCAGCACCTTCGATGTGTCTCCGGAGAGGCGTCGCGCTGAGGCCGAGCGCTTAGCTATCCGCGCCCGGCTCAAGCGGCAGtaccagctgcagctgcacaaccCCGACGCTCCGGCCGTTATC GAAAACCCTGCCCTGACCCGCTGGGCCTATGCCAGGACGCAGAACGTGTACCCCACCTTCCGCGCGACACCGAAGACGTCCTTCCTAGGGCTTGTTTTTGGCATAGGCCCTCTGCTCTTCTGGGCTGCTGTCTTCAAGTTGGAAAGA GATCACAAAGAGAAGCTTATCAAAGAAGGTAAATACAAGCGACCGCTCAGTCTATTTTAA